From Salminus brasiliensis chromosome 21, fSalBra1.hap2, whole genome shotgun sequence, a single genomic window includes:
- the barx1 gene encoding homeobox protein BarH-like 1, whose protein sequence is MMHHPLEIGGHYYPADHRSHRYRSFMIEEILTEHPDDRVSPPAGDLLKFGVHALLSARPYPNHLVLKAEQSGLLKFPVSPLPCPLGAPLGSALLSGASATHHLPLDLHLRGKLEAGSDGVSKTKKGRRSRTVFTELQLMGLEKRFEKQKYLSTPDRIDLAESLGLSQLQVKTWYQNRRMKWKKIVLQGGGLESPTKPKGRPKKNSIPSSDQLLEQERTGDASSSQSDTNQEE, encoded by the exons atgATGCACCATCCACTGGAGATAGGTGGACACTACTACCCTGCTGACCACAGGTCACACAGATACAGGAGTTTCATGATTGAAGAGATTCTAACAGAACATCCGGATGACAGGGTGTCCCCTCCAGCTGGGGATTTGCTTAAATTCGGAGTTCACGCACTCCTGTCGGCACGTCCCTATCCAAACCACTTAG tcctGAAGGCAGAGCAGTCGGGCTTGCTGAAGTTTCCAGTGTCGCCTTTGCCCTGCCCGTTAGGGGCACCACTGGGGTCCGCCCTGCTGTCCGGAGCTTCGGCTACACACCACCTTCCCCTGGACCTCCACCTGCGGGGTAAACTCGAGGCTGGGAGCGACGGGGTGAGCAAGACGAAGAAGGGCCGACGGAGCAGGACAGTTTTCACTGAGCTGCAGCTGATGGGCCTGGAGAAAAGATTCGAGAAGCAGAAATACCTCTCAACCCCTGACAG AATAGACCTGGCAGAGTCTTTAGGCCTAAGCCAGCTTCAGGTCAAAACGTGGTATCAAAACAGAAGAATGAAATGGAAGAAAATC GTATTACAAGGAGGTGGATTAGAATCCCCAACCAAACCCAAGGGGCGACCAAAGAAAAACTCCATCCCCTCAAGTGATCAGCTTTTGGAGCAGGAGAGGACAGGGGACGCTTCTTCATCACAGTCCGACACCAACCAAGAGGAATAA